Proteins encoded within one genomic window of bacterium:
- a CDS encoding helix-hairpin-helix domain-containing protein, which translates to MLNQETLAALDRMPGAEVICPDGTAGQLEMLGVRPHSNEITHLIVRRGFLFQRDLLVPADLIEAVEPETNTVQLAPPLAEVAGLRPYEGKHEGWQAAVGGALGGVIGAALSLATLPLRLPFELLLRNWQHRRQEAQDRIVQAARRARSQDLLEHHVFDRNVTNPPLSLDLNRASAEDLAQVRGIGLALAEQIIRHRPFASFDELEHIPGLSPHTLSRLKEVGTIS; encoded by the coding sequence ATGCTCAATCAGGAGACGCTCGCCGCGCTCGATCGCATGCCGGGCGCCGAGGTGATCTGCCCGGACGGGACCGCCGGCCAGCTCGAGATGCTCGGGGTACGCCCCCACAGCAACGAGATCACCCACCTGATCGTCCGGCGAGGCTTCCTGTTCCAGCGCGACCTGTTGGTACCGGCGGACCTGATCGAAGCGGTCGAGCCCGAGACCAACACCGTTCAGCTCGCGCCCCCCCTCGCCGAGGTGGCCGGCCTGAGACCCTACGAGGGCAAGCACGAAGGCTGGCAAGCGGCAGTCGGCGGCGCGCTCGGCGGAGTGATCGGCGCGGCCCTGAGCCTCGCGACTCTGCCCTTGCGCCTGCCCTTCGAACTCTTGTTGCGCAACTGGCAGCACCGCCGACAGGAGGCCCAGGACCGGATCGTGCAGGCCGCGCGCCGGGCGCGGTCCCAGGACCTCCTGGAGCACCACGTCTTCGACCGGAACGTGACGAACCCGCCCCTCTCGCTCGATCTCAACCGCGCCAGCGCCGAGGATCTCGCCCAGGTCCGCGGGATCGGCCTGGCCCTGGCCGAGCAGATCATCCGCCACCGCCCCTTCGCCTCCTTCGACGAGCTGGAGCACATCCCCGGCCTCTCCCCCCACACCCTGTCGCGCCTCAAGGAGGTCGGGACGATCTCGTGA
- a CDS encoding glutamate--tRNA ligase, producing MSIRVRFAPSPTGYLHVGGARTALFNWLLARRMGGTFVLRIEDTDVARSTEESVQAILDGMSWLGLDWDEGPGVGGSYGPYFQMERLDSYQRYADQLVNEGHAYHCFCTKEELDAMRAEAQAKGEGFLYRGRCRNLLPEIAQRLREEGRTPVLRFKAPIEGETVVEDLIHGNVTFQNAILDDFVLVKADGVPTYNYAVVIDDATMEISHVLRGDDHLSNTPKQLMIYKALGLTPPKFGHIPMILGADRTRLSKRHGATSVMAYHEQGYLPEAMLNYLARLGWAHGDDEIFSLEDLIAKFNVEGINNTAAVFDQAKLDWLNGVWMRQLPSEVLAERLKPRWEARGWLTERHTDTWLKSLVDLLKERARTLEELVTYSTFFFDTPIAYNEEAVAKFLTPENRPIIEALAERLPKVQPWEHGAIEGVFRDLAAERGVKAGAVIQPARVALAGTNVSPGMFETAYLMGPELCAARLKAALEKTPAAV from the coding sequence TTGAGTATTCGCGTTCGCTTCGCTCCCAGCCCCACCGGCTACCTCCACGTCGGCGGCGCCCGCACGGCCCTGTTCAACTGGCTCCTGGCCCGCCGCATGGGTGGCACCTTCGTGCTGCGCATCGAGGACACCGACGTTGCCCGCTCGACCGAGGAGTCCGTGCAGGCCATCCTCGACGGCATGTCCTGGCTCGGCCTCGACTGGGACGAGGGCCCCGGCGTCGGCGGCTCCTACGGGCCCTACTTCCAGATGGAGCGGCTCGACAGCTACCAGCGCTACGCGGATCAGCTGGTCAACGAGGGCCACGCCTACCACTGCTTCTGCACCAAGGAAGAGCTGGACGCCATGCGCGCCGAGGCCCAGGCCAAGGGCGAGGGCTTCCTCTACCGGGGCCGCTGCCGCAACCTCCTGCCCGAGATCGCCCAGCGCCTGCGCGAGGAGGGCCGCACCCCGGTCCTGCGCTTCAAGGCGCCCATCGAGGGCGAGACGGTGGTCGAGGACCTGATCCACGGCAACGTCACCTTCCAGAACGCCATCCTCGACGACTTCGTCCTGGTCAAGGCCGACGGGGTCCCCACCTACAACTACGCGGTGGTGATCGACGACGCGACCATGGAGATCAGCCACGTGCTGCGCGGGGACGACCACCTCTCCAACACCCCCAAGCAGCTGATGATCTACAAGGCCCTGGGCCTCACCCCGCCCAAGTTCGGCCACATCCCCATGATCCTCGGCGCCGACCGCACCCGCCTCTCCAAGCGGCACGGGGCGACCTCGGTGATGGCCTACCACGAGCAGGGCTACCTGCCCGAGGCCATGCTCAACTACCTGGCCCGCCTCGGCTGGGCCCACGGCGACGACGAGATCTTCTCGCTCGAGGATCTGATCGCCAAGTTCAACGTGGAGGGCATCAACAACACCGCGGCGGTCTTCGACCAGGCCAAGCTCGACTGGCTCAACGGGGTCTGGATGCGGCAGCTGCCCTCCGAGGTCCTGGCCGAGCGCCTCAAGCCCCGCTGGGAGGCCCGCGGCTGGCTCACGGAGCGCCACACCGACACCTGGCTCAAGAGCCTGGTCGATCTGCTCAAGGAGCGCGCCCGCACCCTCGAGGAGCTGGTGACCTACTCGACCTTCTTCTTCGATACGCCCATCGCCTACAACGAGGAGGCCGTCGCCAAGTTCCTCACGCCCGAGAACCGGCCGATCATCGAGGCGCTCGCCGAGCGCCTGCCCAAGGTTCAGCCCTGGGAGCACGGGGCCATCGAGGGGGTGTTCCGGGACCTTGCGGCCGAGCGCGGCGTCAAGGCCGGCGCGGTGATCCAGCCGGCGCGCGTGGCCCTGGCGGGCACCAACGTCAGCCCCGGCATGTTCGAGACCGCCTACCTGATGGGGCCCGAGCTGTGCGCGGCGCGCCTCAAGGCGGCCCTCGAAAAGACTCCCGCGGCGGTCTAG
- a CDS encoding tetratricopeptide repeat protein: MNLKTARVMALAALEREDYDAAIRACLQGLYSAPRATELHLIKGHVHMRAGQPVEAVAAFEAALATTSGSTRIRAQLAAAKDKAGDLEGAIAEYREVLLQEPLRVAARYNLALLLVETQDVAGAIREYQELLRHEPQCVQAYNNLGVLLSAQGDADGAIASFERARRACPEDPVSALNLAREWAARGAYARAEEALSLVLALSPEFGEALALAAWLHLRQGRWVEAERYYRLAFEAGFDTPEVQAGRESAIRSLA, from the coding sequence ATGAACCTCAAGACCGCCCGCGTGATGGCCCTTGCGGCCCTCGAGCGCGAGGACTACGACGCGGCCATCCGCGCCTGTCTGCAGGGCCTCTACTCGGCCCCGCGGGCCACCGAGCTGCACCTGATCAAGGGGCACGTCCACATGCGCGCGGGCCAGCCCGTCGAGGCGGTCGCCGCCTTCGAGGCTGCGCTTGCGACCACGAGCGGCAGCACCCGGATCCGCGCCCAGCTCGCGGCCGCGAAGGATAAGGCGGGAGACCTGGAGGGCGCCATCGCGGAGTACCGGGAGGTGCTCTTGCAGGAGCCCCTGCGGGTCGCCGCCCGTTACAACCTGGCCCTCCTGCTGGTCGAGACCCAGGACGTGGCGGGCGCCATCCGGGAGTACCAGGAGCTCTTGCGCCACGAGCCCCAGTGCGTGCAGGCCTACAACAACCTGGGCGTGCTGCTCTCGGCCCAGGGCGACGCCGACGGGGCGATCGCAAGCTTCGAGCGGGCGCGTCGCGCCTGCCCCGAGGATCCGGTCTCGGCCCTCAACCTGGCGCGCGAGTGGGCCGCCCGGGGCGCCTACGCCCGCGCCGAAGAGGCCCTCTCCCTGGTGCTCGCCCTCTCGCCCGAGTTCGGCGAGGCCCTGGCTCTTGCCGCCTGGCTTCACCTGCGCCAAGGCCGCTGGGTCGAGGCCGAGCGCTACTATCGCCTGGCCTTCGAGGCCGGCTTCGACACCCCCGAGGTCCAGGCGGGACGCGAAAGTGCCATCCGTTCGCTCGCCTGA
- a CDS encoding IPT/TIG domain-containing protein — translation MKKRWLGVSLLVAASGCALLPTQEAPSAPDLAGQVRMSALGFRTQATSMTDIADAATVSLIDVADNRSIASNVTSTEGKFSLTFGRSFRPSASASYFVEAVKGLDANAAGKPAARVRTLVRYQDGKWISLTGETMFVTEGSTAVSAIVSHRSKFPAVAVDVSGLMGKLAYNVPDNNLLPTTKDTFNDRADYANLKNAEYHQVYGMVEAALTQDRDPLAGIAYESGSDSFVLSNSGASTLNLTPSAATGASVGQTLTIKGLTFSANPANNVVSINGVAAAPVWISADRQTATCSIPLTAKSGPLAVTVDGATYGVPNYLILSTAEISITSLGR, via the coding sequence ATGAAGAAACGCTGGCTGGGGGTTTCGCTGCTCGTCGCGGCGTCGGGCTGCGCCCTGCTGCCGACCCAGGAGGCCCCGAGCGCCCCCGATCTCGCGGGCCAGGTTCGGATGTCGGCCCTGGGCTTCCGCACCCAGGCCACTTCCATGACGGACATCGCCGACGCGGCCACCGTCAGCCTGATCGACGTGGCGGATAACCGTTCGATCGCGTCCAACGTCACCTCGACCGAGGGCAAGTTCAGCCTCACCTTCGGCCGCTCTTTCCGGCCGAGCGCCTCGGCGAGCTACTTCGTCGAAGCGGTCAAGGGCCTCGATGCCAACGCGGCGGGCAAGCCCGCGGCGCGCGTCCGTACCCTCGTTCGCTACCAGGACGGCAAGTGGATCTCCCTGACCGGAGAGACCATGTTCGTCACGGAGGGCAGCACCGCCGTTTCCGCGATCGTCAGCCACCGGAGCAAGTTCCCGGCGGTGGCGGTGGACGTGAGCGGCCTGATGGGCAAGCTCGCCTACAACGTGCCGGACAACAACCTCTTGCCGACGACCAAGGACACCTTCAACGACCGGGCGGACTATGCGAACTTGAAAAACGCCGAGTACCACCAAGTCTACGGCATGGTGGAGGCGGCCCTGACCCAGGACCGCGACCCGCTCGCCGGCATCGCCTACGAGAGCGGCAGCGACAGCTTCGTCCTCTCCAACAGCGGAGCCTCCACCCTCAACCTGACGCCCTCGGCGGCGACCGGGGCGAGCGTGGGGCAGACCCTCACGATCAAGGGGCTCACCTTCAGCGCCAACCCGGCCAACAACGTCGTCTCCATCAACGGGGTGGCGGCGGCACCCGTCTGGATCTCGGCCGATCGCCAGACGGCGACCTGCAGCATCCCGCTCACCGCCAAGAGCGGCCCTTTGGCCGTCACCGTGGACGGGGCGACCTACGGCGTGCCCAACTACCTGATCCTCTCAACCGCCGAGATCTCCATCACCTCGCTCGGGCGCTGA
- a CDS encoding Ig-like domain-containing protein, which translates to MRRFGIPLALALSCLLTACPENDEIAGTLPVATPAPTPSGSSGVDGQVNNGGATPKPAGPTVTAFLLAPADQTITSAPLATPSARQGKLTVSARYSDNRELGTTANWSWVPNHALLVEANGNLKAATDNYQGTVIVTAASGSFRATVSVRVTATPLTVTSLTLSPASLTLYVPSPDGQNTAGYPTTGQLLPTVTLSDGSTESAVVWTVSNPTVATVSASGLVTALQDGSVTLTAKAAKDPKIAAVCNLTVLAKSKVDVIVR; encoded by the coding sequence ATGCGCCGGTTTGGCATTCCGCTTGCCCTTGCGCTCAGCTGCTTGCTGACCGCCTGCCCTGAGAACGACGAAATAGCAGGCACCCTCCCCGTTGCCACGCCCGCCCCCACCCCCAGCGGCAGCTCGGGCGTCGACGGCCAGGTGAACAACGGCGGCGCCACTCCCAAGCCGGCGGGCCCCACCGTGACCGCCTTCCTGCTCGCTCCTGCGGATCAGACGATCACGAGCGCTCCGCTCGCCACTCCGAGCGCGCGCCAGGGCAAGCTGACCGTCTCGGCCCGGTACTCGGACAATCGCGAGCTCGGGACCACCGCCAACTGGTCGTGGGTCCCCAACCATGCCTTGCTCGTCGAGGCGAACGGCAACCTCAAGGCCGCCACCGACAACTACCAGGGCACCGTGATCGTGACCGCGGCCTCGGGCTCCTTCCGTGCGACCGTCTCGGTCCGCGTCACGGCCACCCCCCTCACGGTGACGAGCTTGACCCTCTCGCCCGCGAGCCTCACGCTGTACGTCCCCTCGCCGGACGGCCAGAACACGGCCGGGTACCCGACGACGGGCCAGCTCTTGCCTACCGTCACGCTCAGCGACGGCAGCACCGAGAGCGCCGTGGTCTGGACGGTCTCGAACCCGACGGTTGCGACCGTGAGCGCGAGCGGCCTGGTGACGGCCCTGCAGGACGGCAGTGTCACCCTGACCGCCAAGGCGGCCAAGGACCCGAAAATTGCCGCCGTCTGCAACCTGACGGTCCTTGCCAAGAGCAAGGTCGACGTGATCGTGAGGTAG
- a CDS encoding zinc carboxypeptidase: MSRSLSPWSKVAAVALTFGLLAGCSMNPMRTGADPAEVSKLKAAAARSTTGLVNVTVTHDNAKNLTELVNAGFDVWGVEGKRVKGSANAASLAVIERLNLPVESTRTLGNSFDKGYKTTTEIEADLKALAAKYPELTKLEDFGDSWEKSQGKTGHDLYVLKIGRGNTASKPGVIFLGNHHAREIVTPEIVLNIAHMLLEGYGKDPEITAYVDSRDIWLAPTVNPDGHVHAEKGANQRKNTNIVTGGKRRIGVDLNRNYGYKWNNGGASADPENDTFMGVGAFSEPETQAIKQLVSSRKFAFLMTYHSFSNLILWPWGFSDAPPPDKRLPAIGMKLGALSGYKPQQSKDLYKTSGDTTDWAFGELGILSYTSEIGSWGDNFDPPYAKMTQFWNENRPGALYLLKLADNPDAVFGPALTSVKVAGGQVQVQSSTPIAQVETFVGQAGAPGTGTKVRAQGTTAALALPSGLTESRQVVLVRAQGTDGKWGPTEAVWSR; encoded by the coding sequence ATGTCCCGTTCCCTCTCTCCCTGGAGCAAGGTAGCCGCAGTCGCCCTGACCTTCGGCCTGCTCGCCGGTTGTAGCATGAACCCCATGCGTACCGGGGCCGACCCCGCTGAGGTCTCCAAGCTGAAGGCCGCTGCCGCCCGCTCGACCACCGGCTTGGTCAACGTCACCGTCACCCACGACAACGCCAAGAACCTGACCGAGCTGGTCAACGCCGGCTTCGACGTCTGGGGCGTCGAGGGCAAGCGGGTCAAGGGTAGCGCCAACGCGGCCTCGCTCGCGGTCATCGAGCGCCTCAACCTGCCCGTCGAGTCCACGCGCACCCTCGGCAACTCCTTCGACAAGGGCTACAAGACCACCACCGAGATCGAGGCCGACCTCAAGGCGCTCGCCGCCAAGTACCCTGAGCTGACCAAGCTCGAAGACTTCGGCGACAGCTGGGAGAAGAGCCAGGGCAAGACCGGCCACGACCTCTACGTCCTCAAGATCGGCCGCGGCAACACCGCGAGCAAGCCGGGCGTCATCTTCCTGGGCAACCATCATGCCCGCGAGATCGTCACCCCCGAGATCGTGCTGAACATCGCCCACATGCTGCTCGAGGGCTACGGCAAGGACCCCGAGATCACCGCCTACGTCGACTCGCGCGACATCTGGCTGGCGCCGACCGTCAACCCCGACGGCCACGTCCACGCCGAGAAGGGCGCCAACCAGCGCAAGAACACCAACATCGTCACCGGCGGCAAGCGCCGCATCGGCGTCGACCTCAACCGCAACTACGGCTACAAGTGGAACAACGGCGGCGCGAGCGCTGATCCCGAGAACGACACCTTCATGGGCGTGGGCGCCTTCTCGGAGCCCGAGACCCAGGCGATCAAGCAGCTCGTCAGCAGCCGCAAGTTCGCCTTCCTGATGACCTACCACAGCTTCAGCAACCTGATCCTGTGGCCCTGGGGCTTCTCGGACGCGCCGCCCCCCGACAAGCGCCTGCCCGCCATCGGCATGAAGCTGGGTGCGCTCTCGGGCTACAAGCCCCAGCAGTCCAAGGACCTCTACAAGACCTCGGGCGACACCACCGACTGGGCCTTCGGCGAGCTCGGGATCCTCTCGTACACCAGCGAGATCGGCTCGTGGGGCGACAACTTCGATCCCCCCTACGCCAAGATGACCCAGTTCTGGAACGAGAACCGCCCCGGCGCCCTATACCTGCTGAAGCTCGCCGACAACCCCGACGCGGTCTTCGGCCCCGCCCTGACCAGCGTCAAGGTCGCAGGCGGCCAGGTGCAGGTCCAGTCGAGCACCCCCATCGCCCAGGTCGAGACCTTCGTCGGCCAGGCGGGGGCTCCCGGCACCGGCACCAAGGTCCGCGCTCAGGGCACCACGGCCGCCCTCGCCCTGCCCTCGGGTCTCACCGAGAGCCGCCAGGTCGTCCTGGTCCGCGCCCAGGGCACCGACGGCAAGTGGGGTCCCACCGAGGCCGTCTGGAGCCGCTAG
- a CDS encoding MFS transporter: protein MTTDKPTQYRFVIEALLFLTYAVFGLSWIAVTPLSAEIQGSFHITAAQFGLINTLVSFAKVLAPLVTGLLAVKIGIKRTVLIGSLCISCAALAPLAGDFNLFLVSRFVFGVGGAMVVTLLSAAVMQWFPKGELPLVNALNNVAVNTGITVTLFTTVPLSGVLGWRKTLLVYGLISVGLLVAWAIFGRDRLAAKDAKAQSAEQARYADVWRMKETWIIALSFAGPLALYLAFNTWLPKYYMEAFGMTKAAASQYTGLFNLVGIPTAIIAGILTKQLGLRRPFIIGAGMLMGFAGFGMFLFNQPALLMLSAVCLGVALFTYVSPLFTAPMELPGMTPQKVSLMMGTVFSFAYVFSSLSPVVVGYLRDVTGTFTLGFGIWAAFSWVLALGGLLLPETGPGRKPATPSQPPEPVAAGR from the coding sequence GTGACCACCGACAAGCCCACCCAGTACCGCTTCGTCATCGAGGCCCTGCTGTTTCTCACCTACGCGGTCTTCGGCCTCTCGTGGATCGCCGTCACGCCCCTCAGCGCCGAGATCCAAGGAAGCTTCCACATCACCGCCGCCCAGTTCGGCCTGATCAACACCCTGGTCTCCTTCGCCAAGGTCCTCGCCCCGCTCGTCACGGGCCTGTTGGCCGTCAAGATCGGCATCAAGCGCACCGTGCTCATCGGCAGCCTGTGCATCTCGTGCGCGGCCCTGGCGCCTCTGGCCGGCGACTTCAACCTGTTTCTCGTCTCGCGCTTCGTGTTCGGGGTGGGCGGGGCCATGGTCGTCACCCTCCTGAGCGCCGCGGTGATGCAGTGGTTCCCCAAGGGCGAACTGCCTTTGGTCAACGCCCTCAACAACGTGGCGGTCAATACTGGCATCACCGTCACCCTCTTCACGACCGTTCCCCTCTCGGGCGTGCTCGGCTGGCGCAAGACCCTGCTCGTCTACGGCCTGATCAGCGTGGGGCTCCTGGTCGCCTGGGCCATCTTCGGGCGCGATCGCCTCGCGGCCAAAGACGCCAAGGCCCAGAGCGCCGAGCAGGCCCGCTACGCGGACGTGTGGCGAATGAAGGAGACCTGGATCATCGCCCTGAGCTTCGCGGGCCCGCTCGCGCTGTACCTGGCCTTCAACACCTGGCTGCCCAAGTACTACATGGAGGCCTTCGGCATGACCAAGGCCGCCGCCTCCCAGTACACGGGCCTCTTCAACCTGGTCGGCATCCCGACCGCCATCATCGCGGGCATCCTCACCAAGCAGCTCGGCCTGCGCCGGCCCTTCATCATCGGGGCGGGCATGCTGATGGGCTTCGCGGGCTTCGGCATGTTCCTCTTCAACCAGCCCGCCCTCCTGATGCTCTCGGCCGTGTGCCTCGGAGTGGCGCTGTTCACCTACGTCTCGCCCCTCTTCACCGCCCCCATGGAGCTGCCCGGCATGACCCCGCAGAAGGTCAGCCTCATGATGGGAACGGTCTTCAGCTTCGCCTACGTCTTCTCGTCGCTCTCGCCGGTGGTGGTGGGCTACCTGCGGGACGTGACCGGCACCTTCACCCTGGGCTTCGGCATCTGGGCGGCCTTCTCGTGGGTGCTCGCCCTGGGCGGCCTCCTGCTGCCCGAGACCGGGCCGGGCCGCAAACCCGCCACGCCTTCCCAGCCTCCCGAGCCCGTCGCAGCCGGCCGCTGA